The Lycium barbarum isolate Lr01 chromosome 12, ASM1917538v2, whole genome shotgun sequence genome includes a region encoding these proteins:
- the LOC132625049 gene encoding uncharacterized protein LOC132625049, translating to MTRGRGIKRSREGRGHMSNKGGGGNQQLPNTSQEDVSEPSTPMSQQIGSNNGIVSSNESNSQQIVHTSQDGSARKTTPAPQSIGNHQEIPTSIDVGRQQAPSSQNVGAEQETPGQTRSFGSSNPQERRATLGGIKSLKVNGDTFCPHEAVRDVSLAFKKSFTGPWHCWSKVPEYVRDKWFNDFEKSYSFPDEDKVFVRKTFDRVGSERLSDSLGKAKREFSRTKKIPKWIAEVHWDGLMRYWNSDDFKKISTINKKNRMSSNNEEGPSLHTGGSVAFAEYRRRHKELTGEDLRSDELYLKTHKTKNEKKWICGKSERIWNSVTKNIKEKVGETSTLRNEDGLEVDDGDLERNTTTDGEGEGEETSEDNDVNLLKTIPEEQLLKTWIETVGRTKKGRIYGLGLKNSLLADSSNANCASASAPNPPNVPTEQIFETPEFQQLLNRVLEKRMENVWECMQADIRENMEAEVHVVVRAAVARILGFTPQPPPNGSGSPPNKS from the exons ATGACAAGGGGAAGAGGCATTAAACGTAGTAGGGAAGGTCGTGGGCACATGTCTAATAAAGGAGGAGGAGGCAACCAGCAGCTACCAAACACCTCACAGGAGGATGTTAGTGAACCATCAACTCCTATGTCTCAACAGATTGGTTCAAACAATGGTATTGTCTCGTCAAATGAAAGTAATTCTCAGCAAATTGTACATACATCTCAAGATGGTAGTGCTCGGAAAACAACTCCTGCTCCTCAAAGTATTGGCAATCACCAAGAAATTCCTACTTCGATAGATGTTGGTCGTCAACAAGCTCCTTCTTCTCAGAATGTTGGTGCTGAGCAAGAAACTCCCGGACAAACACGATCTTTTGGAAGTAGTAACCCACAAGAAAGACGAGCTACTCTTGGTGGCATAAAATCCTTGAAAGTAAACGGAGATAC ATTCTGCCCACATGAGGCCGTTCGGGATGTGTCGTTAGCTTTTAAGAAAAGCTTCACGGGACCATGGCATTGTTGGAGCAAAGTTCCGGAGTATGTACGAGACAAATGGTTCAATGACTTTGAG AAAAGTTATTCTTTTCCTGATGAGGATAAAGTTTTCGTTCGAAAAACTTTTGATCGGgtgggtagtgaaaggttgagtGACAGTTTGggaaaagcaaagagagaattttcaagaacAAAGAAAATACCGAAGTGGATTGCTGAAGTTCATTGGGACGGTTTGATGCGATATTGGAACTCTGACgattttaagaaaatttcaacAATCAACAAGAAGAATAGAATGTCATCTAATAATGAAGAAGGTCCTTCCTTACATACTGGCGGATCAGTTGCATTTGCTGAGTACAGAAGACGACAT AAGGAACTAACTGGGGAAGATCTTCGAAGTGATGAATTGTATCTGAAGACTcacaaaacaaaaaatgaaaagaagtgGATCTGTGGGAAGTCGGAAAGGATATGG AATTCAGTTACAAAGAATATTAAGGAGAAGGTTGGTGAAACTTCAACACTAAGGAATGAAGATGGTCTTGAAGTAGATGATGGAGACCTGGAGAGAAACACGACAACAGATGGAGAAGGGGAAGGAGAAGAAACTAGCGAAGACAATGATGTGAATTTGTTGAAAACTATACCGGAGGAGCAACTACTGAAAACTTGGATAGAAACAGTTGGACGAACAAAAAAAGgaagaatatatggtcttggCCTAAAAAATTCTTTGCTGGCAGATTCATCGAATGCTAACTGTGCGTCCGCTAGTGCTCCTAATCCTCCAAATGTGCCTACCGAACAAATTTTTGAAACACCTGAGTTTCAACAGCTTCTTAATCGTGTACTGGAGAAACGTATGGAGAATGTGTGGGAATGTATGCAAGCAGATATTCGGGAAAATATGGAAGCCGAAGTACATGTCGTGGTTCGTGCTGCTGTGGCTCGGATTCTTGGTTTCACTCCTCAACCACCACCAAATGGCTCTGGTTCTCCGCCAAACAAATCTTAG